A stretch of the Lolium perenne isolate Kyuss_39 chromosome 3, Kyuss_2.0, whole genome shotgun sequence genome encodes the following:
- the LOC127339586 gene encoding uncharacterized protein has product MVALTATSFFRFLQETGLAEGQVTQQEAPTEVEGRTSSSPNPQPGAPPPAFCAPSSIRANSSTSLTTPAFRWPGSLTTDIPLWLQSPRSSSTTVSSTLRRSLIDARDPPRREAEFFDYAIGINLPRSRFLQKLCSPCSLICIHWLLALLHTIQQEQIHQIPQLSWALNSKGWEFLGRFKSIPSIVELKSLKVSGDVWFGFGIVLKVAITGKPGVKLETPDGTVLKNKQRQSNLKKVQRAAGACLGVDGTLRAGTGAGWIMFTHSGSCSAACHGGCAGRRERVRMLAGACSRVQGSSCRMAAGSVGKSCGGDGDRQAGVLRRTPGSPAAVMATGERECCGGDRRAGVRLSISFNHFLIVGVVCLDSLERGKEESSVGGCCPLRQTWRGCGAFDMLV; this is encoded by the exons ATGGTGGCCTTGACGGCCACCTCCTTCTTTCGCTTTCTCCAGGAGACTGGACTTGCTGAAGGGCAGGTGACCCAGCAGGAGGCGCCAACGGAGGTGGAGGGGCGGACCTCATCTTCACCGAATCCGCAGCCGGGTGCACCACCACCGGCATTCTGTG CTCCCTCCTCCATCAGGGCTAATTCTTCAACGTCGCTGACCACGCCGGCATTCCGCTGGCCGGGCTCTTTGACAACGGACATTCCTCTCTGGCTTCAATCCCCTCGGAGTTCTTCAACCACGGTGTCGTCTACCCTTCGCCGCTCCCTTATTGATGCTCGTGATCCACCTCGACGAGAAGCTGAG TTCTTTGACTATGCAATTGGTATCAATCTTCCAAGGTCCCGGTTCCTACAG AAATTATGTTCGCCATGTAGTCTGATCTGTATACATTGGTTGCTAGCTTTGTTACACACAATTCAACAAGAACAGATCCATCAAATCCCTCAATTGAGCTGGGCCCTGAATTCAAAAG GTTGGGAGTTCCTTGGTCGCTTCAAGTCGATTCCTAGCATTGTTGAGCTCAAAAGCTTGAAGGTTTCCGGTGATGTTTGGTTCGGTTTTGGCATCGTTCTGAAG GTGGCTATCACAGGAAAACCTGGTGTCAAGCTGGAAACCCCAGATGGCACAGTGCTGAAGAACAAG CAGAGGCAGTCGAACCTGAAGAAAGTGCAGCGTGCGGCCGGAGCCTGTCTCGGTGTTGACGGGACGTTAAGGGCGGGCACGGGTGCCGGCTGGATCATGTTCACGCATTCAGGGTCGTGCAGTGCAGCCTGCCATGGAGGTTGCGCCGGGAGGCGGGAGCGGGTGCGGATGCTAGCGGGAGCCTGTTCCCGCGTTCAGGGGAGCTCTTGTCGGATGGCAGCGGGCAGCGTCGGGAAGTCCTGCGGTGGCGACGGCGATCGGCAAGCGGGAGTGTTGCGGCGGACACCGGGAAGTCCCGCGGCGGTTATGGCGACCGGCGAGCGGGAGTGTTGCGGCGGCGATCGGCGAGCGGGTGTTCGCCTCTCTATCTCATTCAACCATTTTTTGATCGTGGGTGTTGTCTGCCTTGATTCTCTAGAGAGGGGAAAGGAAGAATCGAGCGTGGGTGGGTGTTGTCCGCTCCGTCAAACATGGAGAGGCTGTGGCGCGTTCGATATGTTGGTTTGA